A window from Chitinophaga filiformis encodes these proteins:
- a CDS encoding M14 metallopeptidase family protein codes for MRLTLPGWLLVAGICCTSQLQAQTVPSPKEHFGFNIGDDYKLATYTQTAAYFEKLAATSDRAKLVDIGLTEEGRHQYMLIISSPANLKQLDHYKQISRRLARAEGITPQQAHDMADEGKAVVWIDGGLHATEVVGAHQLIETAWQLISRNDAETRRILDNVIVLLTHANPDGQELTSNWYMRNADTLKRSTEQLPVLYQKYIGHDNNRDFYIMNMKESVNMGKQLFLEWMPQIMYNHHQRGPEGSVLAGPPYRDPFNYFFDPLMITGIDALGAAMYNRLNAEDKPGYTRLNGSSFSTWYNGGLRTTTQYHNMIGLLTEIIGNPTPEKIPVVPQRLIPNGATPNPVKPTADWRFRTSIDYSVSLNYAVLDYAARQRDEVLYNIYKMGKNAIDKGNTDSWTLSPKRAEAITAAYKKDKNDTTKDDGSDPYGWTKRGSNISMQYYDAVYKNPAERDPRGYIVPADQPDFATAVKFINALIKAGISVQKATAPFTVGGKQYPANSYIVRTNQAFRPHVLDMFEPQDHPNDFQYPGGPPVRPYDAAGWTLAFQMGVKFDRILDNFSGPFQQLPYGELQSPVMAPFTPAASGGYLLSPYVNNAFIAVNDLMNAGVKVYRLPEAAAGVAPGTFFVPAGAQANGILKTAATQLGVVTKPVSKRPKGAVETRPLRIALWDTYGGSMPSGWIRWMMEQYHFPFKLVYPKDIDAGDLKKQYDVIVFVTRAIPPVSGEEGNRYGFRQTPPAPEEIPEQYRHTLGWITKDTSVPKLKEFLEAGGTIITIGTSTNLAYHLGLPVHNALVEKGKDGKEQSLPGTKYFVPGSILQVAFDSTRMAAWGMPSVGDVNFDNSPVFKLDSDAEAKGVRPVAWFATDRPLRSGWAWGQSYLKDGVAAFEAPVGKGKLYAFGPEITFRAQSHGTFKLLFNGLYGIR; via the coding sequence ATGAGACTTACCTTACCGGGCTGGCTGTTGGTGGCAGGCATCTGCTGCACATCACAGTTACAGGCCCAGACTGTGCCATCACCTAAAGAACACTTCGGATTTAATATCGGAGATGATTATAAACTGGCCACCTATACGCAAACAGCTGCCTATTTCGAAAAGCTGGCTGCCACCTCCGACAGGGCAAAACTGGTGGATATCGGCCTGACAGAAGAAGGGCGCCATCAGTACATGCTGATCATCTCTTCACCTGCCAACCTCAAACAGCTGGACCATTACAAACAGATCTCCCGGCGGCTGGCAAGGGCGGAAGGCATTACGCCGCAGCAGGCGCATGATATGGCCGACGAAGGGAAAGCGGTAGTATGGATAGATGGCGGGCTGCACGCCACAGAAGTAGTGGGCGCACATCAGCTCATAGAAACAGCCTGGCAGCTCATCAGCCGTAATGATGCAGAGACGAGGCGGATACTGGATAATGTGATCGTACTGCTGACACATGCTAATCCCGACGGACAGGAACTTACCAGTAACTGGTACATGCGTAATGCAGACACCCTGAAACGTTCAACAGAACAACTGCCGGTGCTGTACCAGAAATATATAGGGCACGACAACAATCGTGATTTCTATATCATGAACATGAAAGAAAGCGTCAATATGGGGAAGCAACTGTTCCTGGAATGGATGCCGCAGATCATGTACAATCATCACCAACGTGGCCCGGAAGGTTCTGTGTTGGCAGGGCCTCCGTACCGCGACCCATTCAACTATTTTTTTGATCCGCTGATGATCACCGGTATCGACGCACTGGGTGCAGCAATGTACAACAGGTTGAATGCAGAAGATAAACCCGGCTATACACGTCTGAACGGATCCAGTTTTTCAACCTGGTATAACGGCGGTTTGCGTACTACAACACAGTATCACAATATGATAGGATTGCTCACGGAGATCATTGGAAATCCTACTCCCGAAAAGATACCTGTGGTGCCACAGCGCCTGATCCCGAACGGCGCCACACCCAATCCTGTAAAGCCAACAGCAGACTGGCGCTTCAGAACGTCCATTGATTATTCTGTATCGCTGAACTATGCAGTGCTCGACTATGCAGCCCGCCAGCGGGATGAGGTCCTGTACAATATTTACAAGATGGGTAAGAATGCGATAGACAAGGGGAATACTGATTCCTGGACCTTATCTCCCAAACGGGCAGAAGCGATTACTGCAGCCTATAAGAAAGATAAGAATGATACTACTAAGGATGATGGCAGTGACCCCTATGGATGGACGAAAAGAGGGAGTAATATCTCTATGCAGTACTACGATGCGGTGTATAAGAATCCGGCAGAAAGGGATCCCCGTGGTTATATTGTGCCGGCGGACCAGCCGGATTTTGCCACAGCGGTGAAATTTATCAATGCACTGATCAAGGCCGGTATTTCCGTACAGAAGGCCACCGCGCCATTTACTGTAGGAGGAAAGCAGTATCCGGCCAACTCCTATATTGTACGTACTAATCAGGCTTTCCGACCGCATGTGCTGGACATGTTCGAACCACAGGATCATCCTAATGACTTCCAATATCCCGGTGGTCCTCCTGTCCGTCCTTATGATGCGGCAGGATGGACGCTGGCTTTCCAGATGGGCGTAAAGTTTGACCGCATCCTGGACAATTTCAGCGGTCCCTTCCAGCAACTGCCTTATGGCGAACTGCAGTCGCCGGTGATGGCGCCATTTACACCTGCAGCAAGCGGCGGTTACCTGCTGAGCCCTTATGTGAATAACGCCTTCATTGCGGTGAATGACCTGATGAATGCAGGTGTGAAGGTGTACCGGCTGCCGGAGGCTGCAGCAGGTGTAGCGCCAGGCACTTTCTTTGTGCCGGCAGGGGCACAGGCCAATGGCATATTAAAGACAGCAGCCACTCAACTGGGTGTGGTCACAAAACCTGTGAGCAAACGTCCTAAAGGGGCGGTAGAAACAAGGCCCCTGCGCATTGCACTGTGGGATACCTATGGCGGTTCCATGCCTTCCGGCTGGATCCGCTGGATGATGGAACAATATCATTTCCCTTTCAAACTGGTATACCCGAAAGATATTGATGCGGGTGACCTGAAGAAACAATACGATGTGATCGTGTTTGTGACCAGGGCTATTCCTCCCGTTTCAGGAGAGGAAGGCAACCGTTATGGTTTCAGACAGACGCCGCCTGCTCCGGAAGAGATCCCGGAGCAGTACCGTCATACATTAGGGTGGATCACAAAGGATACCTCGGTTCCAAAACTGAAGGAATTCCTGGAGGCAGGTGGTACCATTATCACCATTGGTACAAGTACCAATCTGGCTTATCACCTGGGCCTCCCTGTACACAATGCCCTGGTGGAAAAGGGGAAAGACGGTAAGGAGCAGTCGCTGCCTGGTACTAAATATTTTGTGCCCGGAAGCATCCTGCAGGTGGCTTTTGACAGCACCCGCATGGCGGCCTGGGGAATGCCTTCGGTAGGAGATGTCAATTTCGATAACAGCCCTGTATTTAAGCTGGACAGCGATGCCGAAGCAAAAGGTGTACGCCCCGTGGCCTGGTTTGCTACAGATAGGCCTTTACGCAGTGGCTGGGCCTGGGGGCAATCCTATCTTAAGGATGGGGTGGCCGCATTTGAGGCGCCGGTGGGCAAGGGGAAATTATATGCCTTTGGTCCGGAAATTACTTTCAGAGCACAGTCGCACGGCACTTTTAAGCTATTGTTCAATGGATTATACGGAATTAGGTAG